Proteins found in one Tsukamurella paurometabola DSM 20162 genomic segment:
- a CDS encoding F0F1 ATP synthase subunit C has protein sequence MADQNLVNAIITAGALGAGGMILGGAAVGTGIGNGVAGARLVEGVARQPSAANRLLQPFFITVSLVEAVYFINLAFMAMIVFATPVYTG, from the coding sequence ATGGCCGATCAGAACCTCGTCAATGCAATCATCACTGCGGGCGCGCTCGGTGCCGGCGGAATGATCCTCGGCGGCGCGGCCGTCGGGACCGGTATCGGTAATGGCGTGGCCGGCGCCCGGCTCGTGGAAGGTGTCGCCCGGCAACCCTCCGCGGCGAACCGGCTGCTGCAACCCTTCTTCATCACGGTCAGCCTGGTGGAGGCCGTCTACTTCATCAACCTGGCGTTCATGGCGATGATCGTCTTCGCCACCCCTGTGTACACCGGATAA
- a CDS encoding glycosyltransferase — translation MTRIAISAFGTRGDVVPLTGLAHRLRSDGADVVIAAQEAYRDEIDAAGIAFAPLPRDTRAETIASPEAQALIDGASMRPSKKTLEQMRDGLRGVGQAMAHASDGADLLLLEGPVGALLGRHVAAALGLPSVGVIFQPASPTSAFIPPALGTRSYGPLGNRLVWWMGGFTERVYAPVVAELRRDLGLPGKPSAAERRAQRDRPVLYPFSEAVLPRPSDWPDHLYVTGYLTPEAPGGVPPHVEAFLEDGPPPVAITLGSTATAQGERLSAIIAQATAAAGVRAVVQRGWAGLAPEGEHLLVIDDLPHAQLFPRCAAVVHHCGAGTTAAAIRAGVPSIPVPGIMDQPFWARRLHLLGAGTAPLPRHSLSVDGLTEALRSAPDHLDRATKLGAVLRSEDGAGRAVRVIADMLDPRITPG, via the coding sequence ATGACTCGCATCGCGATATCCGCCTTCGGCACCCGGGGCGACGTCGTTCCGCTCACCGGGCTCGCCCATCGCCTCCGGTCCGACGGTGCCGACGTGGTGATCGCCGCACAGGAAGCGTATCGGGACGAGATCGACGCCGCGGGAATCGCCTTCGCGCCACTGCCCCGCGATACGCGGGCAGAGACCATCGCCTCCCCGGAGGCGCAGGCCCTCATCGACGGAGCGTCGATGAGGCCGTCGAAGAAGACACTGGAGCAGATGCGCGACGGGTTGCGCGGTGTGGGCCAGGCCATGGCCCACGCGTCCGACGGTGCCGACTTGCTGCTCCTGGAGGGGCCCGTCGGCGCTCTCCTCGGGCGACACGTGGCCGCCGCGCTCGGCCTGCCCAGCGTGGGGGTCATTTTCCAGCCCGCCTCCCCCACCAGCGCCTTCATTCCGCCCGCACTCGGAACCCGGTCGTACGGCCCGCTCGGCAACCGGCTCGTCTGGTGGATGGGCGGTTTCACCGAGCGGGTCTATGCACCCGTGGTGGCGGAACTGCGCCGCGATCTCGGCCTCCCCGGGAAGCCGTCCGCCGCCGAGCGACGAGCACAGCGCGACCGGCCGGTGCTCTACCCGTTCAGCGAAGCCGTGCTCCCCCGCCCAAGCGACTGGCCCGATCACCTGTACGTGACCGGATACCTCACGCCGGAGGCCCCGGGCGGCGTGCCCCCGCACGTCGAGGCGTTCCTGGAGGACGGTCCGCCGCCGGTGGCGATCACCCTCGGCAGCACGGCGACCGCGCAGGGAGAGCGCCTCTCAGCGATCATCGCCCAGGCGACCGCGGCCGCCGGTGTGCGGGCCGTCGTGCAGCGCGGGTGGGCGGGCCTGGCGCCAGAGGGCGAACACCTCCTCGTGATCGACGACCTCCCACATGCGCAGCTGTTCCCCCGGTGCGCCGCGGTGGTCCATCACTGCGGCGCGGGCACCACCGCCGCCGCGATCCGGGCCGGCGTCCCGTCGATCCCGGTGCCCGGGATCATGGATCAGCCCTTCTGGGCTCGGCGACTGCACCTTCTCGGTGCCGGAACCGCGCCGCTGCCCCGACATTCGCTCAGCGTCGACGGTCTGACCGAGGCTCTGCGCTCCGCGCCGGACCACCTCGACCGCGCAACGAAACTCGGGGCCGTCCTGCGGTCCGAGGACGGCGCCGGCCGGGCCGTCCGGGTAATCGCCGACATGCTCGACCCACGTATCACCCCAGGCTAA
- the recD gene encoding exodeoxyribonuclease V subunit alpha yields the protein MSALLQTFAEAGVLGPADVHVASTLGRLGGESDETVLLAAALATRAVRLGSVCLELSRLRDVAVDGDDAVDLEALPWPESGVVLAALRRSPLVVGSGAGPLTPLRLVDGELLYLDRYHRQEETVRAVLDARADAVPGVDVERLRVGLRARFPDPGPDRQRLAAAASVLGRTTVLAGGPGTGKTYTVARILALLFDQHGPGLRVGLAAPTGRAAAQLAGEVRKQGEALGLPRHIPAQTIHRMLGFKPGSASRFRHDALNHLPYDVVVVDETSMVSLTIMCRLLEALRPDARLILVGDPDQLASVDAGAVLGDLVHRGVTRAPAPAVEEFLADEAARTGGDEDALDEGELAEARRGVVRLRRGRRFSGALGELADAVRRGDADRVIELARAGGDGAIEWCEPDDLAGLRADVEAASAATGAAARVGRAVEAASAVQLHRVLCAHSEGPSGVTRWAQLAEEWSGVRPGGSGWYAGQPLLVTANDYDTKVYNGDVGVVIAHGGDPADLRAAFSRGGELALLYPNQLVAVRTVYAMTIHRSQGSQYEAVSVVIPPADSRLLTRELLYTAITRARQRVRLVGSEEALRAGVQRQVLRASGLRRN from the coding sequence ATGAGCGCGCTGCTGCAGACCTTCGCCGAGGCAGGTGTCCTCGGGCCCGCCGATGTGCACGTGGCTTCCACCCTCGGCCGGCTGGGCGGCGAGAGCGACGAGACCGTGCTGCTCGCGGCGGCCCTCGCCACTCGCGCGGTGCGTCTCGGATCGGTCTGCCTGGAGTTGTCGCGGTTGCGCGACGTGGCGGTCGACGGCGACGATGCGGTCGATCTGGAGGCGTTGCCCTGGCCGGAATCCGGCGTCGTCCTCGCCGCCCTACGCCGTAGTCCACTGGTCGTCGGGTCCGGGGCAGGGCCGCTCACACCGCTGCGGTTGGTGGATGGGGAGCTGCTCTACCTCGATCGCTACCACCGGCAGGAGGAGACGGTCCGTGCCGTACTCGATGCCCGCGCCGATGCCGTGCCCGGCGTCGACGTGGAGCGGCTGCGGGTGGGACTGCGGGCCCGTTTCCCCGATCCGGGACCGGACCGGCAGCGGCTCGCTGCGGCTGCGTCGGTGCTCGGCCGCACCACCGTACTCGCGGGTGGTCCGGGCACGGGTAAGACGTACACGGTGGCCCGGATTCTTGCCCTGCTCTTCGACCAGCACGGTCCCGGGCTCCGGGTCGGGTTGGCGGCGCCCACCGGTCGCGCGGCGGCGCAGCTCGCCGGTGAGGTCCGCAAGCAAGGGGAGGCGCTGGGGTTGCCGCGGCACATCCCCGCGCAGACCATCCACCGGATGCTCGGCTTCAAACCGGGGAGCGCCAGCCGATTCCGGCATGATGCGCTCAATCACCTGCCGTACGACGTCGTGGTGGTGGACGAGACCTCGATGGTGTCGCTGACCATCATGTGTCGGTTGTTGGAGGCGCTTCGCCCCGATGCGCGGCTGATCCTGGTGGGCGATCCCGATCAGTTGGCCTCGGTGGACGCCGGCGCTGTACTTGGTGACCTGGTGCACCGGGGCGTCACGCGCGCGCCGGCACCTGCGGTGGAGGAGTTCCTCGCCGATGAGGCCGCACGGACCGGCGGCGATGAGGACGCGCTGGACGAGGGGGAGCTGGCCGAGGCGCGCCGGGGTGTGGTGCGGTTGCGGCGCGGGCGGCGGTTCTCGGGCGCCCTGGGCGAATTGGCCGATGCGGTGCGTCGCGGCGATGCGGACCGAGTGATCGAGCTGGCTCGCGCGGGCGGCGACGGCGCGATCGAGTGGTGCGAGCCCGATGACCTTGCGGGCCTGCGCGCCGATGTCGAAGCGGCGAGTGCTGCGACCGGGGCCGCGGCTCGTGTCGGCCGGGCGGTCGAGGCCGCGAGCGCGGTGCAGTTGCACCGGGTGCTCTGTGCCCACTCCGAGGGACCCTCGGGTGTGACCAGATGGGCTCAGCTGGCTGAGGAGTGGTCGGGAGTGCGGCCCGGCGGGTCCGGCTGGTATGCCGGGCAGCCGCTGCTGGTGACGGCGAATGATTACGACACCAAGGTCTACAACGGCGATGTGGGTGTGGTGATCGCTCACGGCGGTGATCCGGCGGATCTGCGGGCGGCGTTCTCGCGCGGCGGCGAACTCGCCCTGTTGTATCCGAATCAGCTGGTGGCCGTGCGCACCGTGTACGCGATGACAATCCACCGTAGCCAGGGGAGCCAATACGAAGCGGTGTCGGTGGTGATCCCGCCGGCGGACTCGCGGCTGCTGACGCGGGAGCTGCTGTACACCGCGATCACCCGCGCCCGGCAGCGGGTGCGGTTGGTCGGGTCGGAGGAGGCGCTGCGCGCGGGAGTGCAGCGCCAGGTGCTTCGCGCCAGCGGATTGCGGCGCAACTGA
- a CDS encoding HNH endonuclease signature motif containing protein, with protein sequence MSENSSGASEYLDVLTSFERAAERLAAVDPVMLTSREVLESLHRLETAARKVPYAQNSLARIAFEQDLPGQLNYTGLKEVLVDQLRLAGSEARDRMHGAVERAPRHERGVAPEPKRALIAAAQRAGRISERHATAIQRIVNSCRRRLTTTDVEHLEDILVTAATDVTPDDLTKIGKRAVDLLDPDGAEPKEDIIARARGVEIGSQDDDLMTDFGGSLSPEGRAVMSAILEKLARPGVNNPDDADAPITPADRAAIDQAAQRDKRTQAQRNHDALITALRIALGTGELGQHRGLPCIPIITLTIDQLESETGIATTATGGRLPVPDALRMMGTNPKYALLLDLASRPLFLGREKRLATRDQRIALYGSEKGCTAPGCDQPATRTQVHHVTDWADGGGTDITALTLACDKHHAAVTPASGDRSHGLETITIADGPNAGRTGWRRTADPTHRYRVNHTHHTDELHRHALEHWRRRAKQFRARWLAEDLRVQYNAVIGSTYRDISATLDGPNGPPLLEQLLAEHDADNAWRPAPPGDASPPRAA encoded by the coding sequence ATGTCCGAGAACAGCAGCGGCGCAAGTGAATATCTTGACGTACTGACCTCCTTCGAGCGGGCCGCCGAACGTCTCGCCGCTGTCGATCCGGTGATGCTCACTTCGCGAGAAGTACTCGAGAGCCTGCACCGCCTCGAAACCGCAGCGCGAAAGGTCCCGTACGCCCAAAACTCTCTTGCCCGGATCGCATTCGAACAGGACCTGCCGGGGCAACTGAACTACACCGGGCTCAAAGAAGTGCTCGTTGATCAGCTGCGTCTCGCAGGTTCGGAGGCCCGCGACCGCATGCACGGCGCGGTCGAGCGGGCGCCGCGCCACGAACGCGGCGTCGCCCCCGAACCAAAGCGCGCGCTGATCGCAGCCGCCCAACGCGCGGGGCGGATCTCCGAACGGCACGCCACCGCGATCCAGCGGATCGTGAACAGCTGCCGCAGGCGCCTCACCACCACCGATGTCGAACACCTTGAAGACATCTTGGTCACCGCCGCCACCGACGTCACTCCCGACGACCTCACCAAGATCGGCAAGCGTGCCGTCGATCTCCTCGACCCCGATGGCGCCGAGCCCAAAGAGGACATCATCGCCCGCGCCCGCGGCGTCGAGATCGGAAGCCAGGACGACGATCTCATGACCGACTTCGGCGGCTCGCTCAGCCCGGAGGGCCGCGCCGTCATGAGCGCGATCTTGGAGAAGCTCGCCCGGCCCGGAGTAAACAACCCGGACGACGCCGACGCGCCGATCACCCCGGCCGATCGGGCCGCGATCGACCAAGCAGCCCAGCGGGACAAGCGCACGCAGGCCCAGCGTAATCACGACGCCCTTATCACCGCTCTCCGCATTGCGCTCGGCACCGGGGAACTCGGGCAACACCGCGGCCTGCCCTGCATTCCGATCATCACCCTGACGATCGACCAACTGGAGTCCGAGACCGGCATTGCCACCACCGCCACCGGCGGCCGGCTCCCCGTTCCCGACGCGCTCCGCATGATGGGCACCAACCCCAAGTACGCGCTCCTTCTCGACCTGGCGTCCCGCCCACTGTTCCTCGGCCGAGAGAAGCGCCTCGCCACCCGGGACCAACGCATCGCGCTCTACGGATCCGAGAAGGGCTGCACCGCACCCGGCTGTGACCAGCCCGCGACGCGCACCCAGGTCCACCACGTCACCGACTGGGCCGACGGCGGAGGCACCGACATCACCGCACTGACCCTGGCCTGCGATAAGCACCACGCGGCAGTGACCCCGGCGAGCGGCGATCGCTCGCACGGCCTCGAGACCATCACCATTGCGGATGGGCCGAACGCCGGCCGCACCGGCTGGCGCCGCACAGCCGACCCCACTCACCGGTACCGCGTCAACCACACCCACCACACCGACGAACTCCATCGCCACGCCCTCGAACACTGGCGGCGCCGGGCGAAGCAGTTCCGCGCGCGCTGGCTCGCCGAAGACCTCCGCGTGCAGTACAACGCCGTCATCGGCAGCACCTATCGCGATATCTCCGCGACCCTCGACGGACCGAACGGCCCGCCCCTGCTCGAACAACTCCTGGCAGAGCACGACGCCGACAACGCCTGGCGCCCTGCTCCACCCGGTGATGCCAGCCCGCCTCGCGCGGCTTGA
- a CDS encoding TetR/AcrR family transcriptional regulator has translation MRSRDTFTSEQRRAQLVDAAIVVIAENGYPAASIARIAEHVGIAKSVALYHFRTKDELVAAVTTAVFAAAAGYIVPAIAAAGSATEKLAAYIRSNAAFLAEHREQTIALREIATTYRSADGRRFDEVVTDDATRNPPQGELALLDPAAIFALGVDNGEFRADLDPVRTGSALRGALDGAATDHARLPDYDPIAYGETVVDLFTRAVIA, from the coding sequence ATGCGGTCTAGAGACACGTTCACCTCAGAGCAGCGCCGAGCGCAGCTGGTCGACGCAGCCATCGTCGTGATCGCCGAGAACGGCTACCCCGCGGCGTCGATCGCGAGGATCGCCGAGCACGTCGGCATCGCGAAGTCCGTCGCGCTCTATCACTTCCGCACCAAGGACGAACTGGTCGCGGCGGTCACGACGGCCGTCTTCGCCGCCGCCGCCGGTTACATCGTTCCAGCGATAGCCGCAGCGGGGTCCGCGACCGAGAAGCTCGCCGCGTACATCCGCAGCAACGCCGCGTTCCTGGCCGAACACCGCGAACAGACCATCGCCTTGCGAGAGATCGCCACCACCTACCGTTCGGCGGACGGCCGCCGGTTCGACGAGGTGGTCACCGACGACGCGACGAGGAACCCGCCGCAGGGCGAACTCGCACTGCTCGACCCGGCCGCGATCTTCGCCCTTGGTGTCGACAACGGCGAGTTCCGCGCCGATCTCGACCCGGTACGTACCGGCTCGGCGCTGCGTGGCGCGCTCGACGGTGCGGCCACCGACCACGCACGCCTACCCGACTACGACCCCATCGCGTACGGGGAGACGGTAGTCGACCTCTTCACCCGGGCGGTCATCGCATGA
- a CDS encoding YiaA/YiaB family inner membrane protein, whose amino-acid sequence MTTTTPAAKPTTAFFVQSAIAFGVSSGALLIGAFYLPMDAWQRGFMIVGTLFLITSCFNLAKVVRDQQEANRIRVRVDEARLDKLMAEHDPLRSVG is encoded by the coding sequence ATGACCACGACAACTCCGGCCGCCAAGCCGACCACCGCCTTCTTCGTCCAGTCCGCGATCGCCTTCGGCGTCTCCTCCGGCGCCCTTCTCATCGGCGCCTTCTATCTACCGATGGATGCCTGGCAACGAGGATTCATGATCGTCGGAACCCTGTTCCTGATCACCAGCTGCTTCAACCTCGCGAAGGTGGTGCGCGACCAGCAGGAGGCCAACCGCATTCGCGTCCGCGTCGATGAGGCGCGGCTGGACAAGCTGATGGCCGAGCACGATCCGCTGCGCAGCGTGGGCTGA